One genomic region from Arenicella chitinivorans encodes:
- a CDS encoding YiiX/YebB-like N1pC/P60 family cysteine hydrolase: MPYSDDSHQLLRIHQAITTLDQTLETLLLEAPKQAELAQIITNAHFTSAQDDAIAHWFAGFITVRRNLLSLVDIIINTTGGPNKISLSHSYPYFVLGYSALCSVYRMDRYLITKVAHHTIVQRKLNQAFPSHRIERKQFNAIYKSLVDPLNALRIHRAHRTLRKQYKAIRIAVEDTPIELTFAGLKKQERYVNLSRSNFLLNWLRSRRLVWRRRGASAKQKSVFTVLEYGGRIASEISLPRPKRVTPQIRGEIAALLKPGDILVTRHRRALTNLFLPGFWPHAALYVGYDTDRTRMGIGITSENADYWCEMNCTLEALKDGVHFRPLSDTLSVDAFVVLRPNFTEQQVAAALQRASTHRGKGYNFDFDFFRSDHLVCTEVVYRAFDGLDGREMPLQERMGRKTLSAEDLLDLALDTDWADPIAIFGVDDSQQQLVTGTEVRRILDYSYRSKPTRETVN; the protein is encoded by the coding sequence ATGCCCTATTCTGACGACTCACACCAATTACTACGCATCCACCAAGCGATAACGACCCTGGACCAGACGCTTGAGACCCTCCTGCTTGAGGCACCTAAACAAGCGGAGCTTGCGCAGATCATTACCAACGCGCATTTCACCAGTGCGCAAGATGACGCGATCGCTCACTGGTTTGCAGGCTTTATCACCGTGCGACGCAACTTGTTATCGTTGGTCGACATCATTATCAACACCACTGGCGGCCCCAATAAGATTTCTTTGTCACACAGTTACCCGTACTTTGTTCTCGGCTACTCCGCGCTGTGTTCGGTATACCGTATGGACCGATACCTTATAACCAAAGTCGCTCATCACACCATCGTTCAACGCAAATTGAATCAGGCGTTCCCCAGTCATCGAATTGAACGCAAACAGTTCAACGCGATCTACAAATCACTGGTGGACCCGCTCAATGCGTTGCGCATTCATCGTGCCCATCGCACGCTACGAAAACAATATAAGGCCATCCGTATAGCTGTCGAGGATACGCCGATTGAGTTGACCTTCGCTGGACTGAAGAAACAGGAACGATATGTAAATCTAAGTCGCTCAAACTTTCTGTTGAACTGGCTTCGATCTCGGCGTTTGGTGTGGCGACGTCGAGGCGCGTCGGCCAAACAAAAATCGGTATTCACGGTGCTGGAGTACGGCGGTCGCATCGCCTCTGAAATTAGTCTGCCTCGCCCCAAACGCGTTACCCCACAGATCCGTGGTGAGATAGCGGCACTGTTAAAGCCGGGCGACATCCTGGTTACACGTCATCGTCGCGCGCTGACAAATTTGTTCCTGCCTGGTTTCTGGCCGCATGCAGCCTTATACGTTGGCTATGACACCGATCGTACCCGCATGGGTATCGGGATTACTTCAGAAAATGCAGATTATTGGTGCGAGATGAACTGCACACTGGAAGCACTGAAGGATGGGGTTCACTTCAGACCCTTATCCGACACGCTGAGCGTCGATGCCTTCGTTGTGCTGCGTCCGAACTTTACGGAACAACAGGTCGCCGCCGCGCTGCAACGCGCCAGCACCCATCGCGGTAAGGGCTACAACTTCGATTTCGATTTCTTTCGCTCCGATCACTTAGTGTGTACGGAGGTGGTTTATCGCGCGTTTGATGGCTTAGATGGCCGAGAAATGCCATTACAGGAGCGCATGGGACGCAAAACGCTGTCGGCAGAAGACTTATTGGATCTGGCGCTCGATACCGATTGGGCCGACCCCATTGCGATCTTCGGTGTCGATGACAGTCAACAACAGTTGGTAACCGGCA